A region of Halarcobacter mediterraneus DNA encodes the following proteins:
- the gltB gene encoding glutamate synthase large subunit produces the protein MGCNLDLLTSFKDNCGFGLVADLKNRPSHENLEDAITSLERMMHRGAVAADGKTGDGSGLLLSMPNKFMRKIANEKGIDLPETYAVAMIFTKDLEDIDIFIEQCEENDLKVLFTREVPLDTDALGEQALETLPHIIQVFVSASALMTSKRFDAMLYLTRKECEHKLKDKQDFYIPTFSSKVIAYKGLVMPTHIKKFYIDLRDEDFQISFSLFHQRFSTNTLPQWKLAQPFRSIAHNGEINSVEANRVNVQIKSEQIKSEVFTDEELKRILPILQDGGSDSASLDNMFEFLIVNGVDFFKAARSLVPAPWQNAPHMDSDLRAFYEYTSTAMEAWDGPAAVSLTDGRHIGCLIDRNGLRPSKYIITKNHKIYVTSEYGTIDLDEDNVLERGRLQSGQMMGLDLKHGKVLKEDDINDYLKSSQNYVQWLNGDMEYLQEYIDESFLENEDYIIDELEKKQKYFNITYEVLDQMIDPMAKDGKEPVGSMGDDTPLACFSQVNRNFTDFFRQKFAQVTNPPIDPYREKIVMSLETGFGHIHNILDEKPEYAKRLKVASPILMKEKFDVLKSFGDSTSPRYDEYFKNKTFSTTFKSDLKTALQNLAEKVIDSVKNDNVSIVFLSDQKVSEETKLIPMAMAIGFINESLIKEGVRSKVSLIAITGEVYDPHMAAVMTAYGVTAIYPYMMYASVYELHKTKVSSKYQMQTLLKNTQKALNAGLLKIMSKMGICTIASYRNSRLFDIIGLSDEIINDCFEGSHSDLAGLSYEDIEKRIEKSHFNAFFDDKHIFPLDLGGFYKYMNDGEYHDYGPATTNAMHNKQAKDKEDISDFKKLKELVETRGQKFIRDFFEFNSDKEAIDISEVESIEDVFKRFATAAMSCGSISPEAHEAMAMAMNTIGGMSNSGEGGEDPKRFNSLKNSKIKQVASGRFGVTPGYLRSAEEIQIKVAQGAKPGEGGQLPGHKVTALIASLRHTVEGVTLISPPPHHDIYSIEDLAQLIFDLKQINPEAKITVKLVSTIGVGTIAAGVAKAYADRIVISGADGGTGAAPLTSIKHTGNPWEMGLSEAHNALKANQLRESVHIQTDGGLKTGLDVVKAAMLGAESYAFGTAALTLLGCKILRICHTNKCSVGVATQDEDLRDHFTGTVERLISYFTFVAQDVREILASLGYKSLGEVVGRSDLLKVIDDEFAQKFDFQNVLRRIDGVDTCQKEFNTPYDKNKFEKELLKKVHRTIEKPNTPIKVKETICNLNRSFGTLISGEIAKYYGDEGLPDGSINIFLKGIAGQSFGTLLSKGMNLYLDGAANDYVGKGMNGGKIIVNTPLQGPEFAGAGNTCLYGATGGKLYVRATVGERFGVRNSGCIAVVEGTGDNACEYMTGGIVAILGNTGINFGAGMTGGLSFVYDPEKLFVDKMNQELIEAVRIDTDDTERERLFLKRLLMDYLNETESLRAEFILENFRAAIRDFWLVKPKNMTVLPLNPEEGD, from the coding sequence ATGGGATGTAATTTAGATTTACTTACTTCTTTTAAAGACAACTGTGGTTTTGGTTTAGTTGCTGATTTAAAAAATAGACCAAGTCATGAGAATTTAGAAGATGCTATAACTTCGCTTGAGCGAATGATGCACAGAGGTGCAGTGGCAGCTGATGGTAAAACTGGTGATGGTTCAGGTTTACTTTTATCTATGCCTAATAAATTTATGAGAAAAATAGCTAATGAAAAAGGTATTGATTTACCAGAAACATATGCAGTAGCTATGATATTTACAAAAGATCTTGAAGACATTGATATTTTTATAGAACAATGTGAAGAAAATGATTTAAAAGTTTTATTTACAAGAGAAGTTCCTCTTGATACTGATGCTCTGGGGGAGCAAGCTTTAGAAACTTTACCTCACATAATTCAAGTTTTTGTTAGTGCTAGTGCACTTATGACATCAAAAAGATTTGATGCTATGTTATATTTAACTAGAAAAGAATGTGAACACAAATTAAAAGATAAACAAGATTTTTATATTCCAACATTTTCATCTAAAGTAATAGCGTATAAAGGGCTAGTAATGCCTACGCATATTAAAAAGTTTTATATTGATTTAAGAGATGAAGATTTTCAAATCTCTTTTTCATTATTTCATCAAAGATTTTCTACAAATACTTTACCTCAATGGAAACTTGCTCAACCTTTTAGATCAATTGCACATAATGGTGAAATTAATTCAGTTGAAGCAAATAGAGTAAATGTTCAAATAAAATCAGAACAAATAAAATCAGAAGTTTTTACAGATGAAGAATTAAAAAGAATATTACCTATTTTACAAGATGGTGGTTCAGATTCTGCCTCATTAGATAATATGTTTGAGTTTTTAATTGTAAATGGAGTTGATTTTTTCAAAGCAGCAAGATCATTAGTTCCTGCACCATGGCAAAATGCTCCACATATGGATTCTGATTTAAGAGCTTTTTATGAGTATACTTCAACTGCAATGGAAGCTTGGGATGGACCAGCAGCAGTATCTTTAACTGATGGAAGACATATAGGTTGCTTAATTGATAGAAATGGTTTAAGACCTTCAAAATATATAATTACTAAAAACCACAAGATTTATGTTACTTCTGAGTATGGAACAATAGATTTAGATGAAGATAATGTTTTAGAAAGAGGTAGATTACAATCTGGTCAAATGATGGGACTAGATTTAAAACATGGAAAAGTTTTAAAAGAAGATGATATTAATGATTATTTAAAATCTTCTCAAAACTATGTACAATGGTTAAATGGCGATATGGAATATTTACAAGAGTACATAGATGAATCATTTTTAGAAAATGAAGATTACATTATTGATGAGTTAGAAAAGAAACAAAAATATTTTAATATAACTTATGAAGTATTAGATCAAATGATTGATCCAATGGCAAAAGATGGTAAAGAACCAGTAGGGTCTATGGGTGATGATACACCATTAGCCTGTTTTTCTCAAGTAAATAGAAATTTTACCGATTTCTTTAGACAAAAATTTGCCCAAGTAACAAACCCACCAATTGATCCATACAGAGAAAAAATAGTGATGTCTTTAGAAACTGGATTTGGGCATATTCATAATATTTTAGATGAAAAACCAGAATATGCAAAAAGATTAAAGGTTGCATCTCCTATTTTAATGAAAGAAAAATTTGATGTATTAAAATCTTTTGGAGATTCAACATCTCCAAGATATGATGAATATTTTAAAAATAAAACTTTCTCAACAACATTTAAAAGTGATTTAAAAACAGCTTTACAAAATTTAGCTGAAAAAGTAATTGATTCTGTTAAAAATGATAATGTATCAATTGTATTTTTATCTGACCAAAAAGTATCAGAAGAAACAAAACTAATTCCAATGGCTATGGCAATAGGATTTATAAATGAATCTTTGATAAAAGAAGGAGTTAGAAGTAAGGTTTCTTTGATAGCTATTACAGGAGAAGTGTATGATCCTCATATGGCTGCAGTAATGACAGCATATGGAGTTACAGCAATTTATCCATATATGATGTATGCTTCAGTTTATGAGCTTCATAAAACTAAAGTATCTTCAAAATATCAAATGCAAACTTTATTAAAAAATACTCAAAAAGCATTAAATGCTGGACTTCTTAAAATTATGTCTAAAATGGGTATTTGTACAATTGCTTCTTATAGAAACTCAAGACTATTTGATATAATTGGTTTAAGTGATGAAATTATTAATGACTGCTTTGAAGGTTCACACTCAGATTTAGCAGGTCTTTCATATGAAGATATTGAAAAAAGAATTGAGAAATCACATTTTAATGCTTTCTTTGATGATAAACATATTTTTCCACTAGATTTAGGTGGTTTTTATAAATATATGAATGATGGTGAATACCATGATTATGGTCCAGCTACAACAAATGCAATGCATAATAAACAAGCAAAAGATAAAGAAGATATTTCAGACTTTAAGAAATTAAAAGAATTAGTTGAAACAAGAGGTCAAAAATTTATTAGAGATTTCTTTGAATTTAATTCTGATAAAGAAGCTATCGATATATCAGAAGTTGAATCAATAGAAGATGTTTTCAAAAGATTTGCAACAGCTGCAATGTCTTGTGGTTCTATTTCTCCAGAAGCTCATGAAGCAATGGCAATGGCAATGAATACAATTGGTGGTATGTCAAACTCTGGTGAAGGTGGAGAAGACCCAAAAAGATTTAACTCTCTTAAAAATTCAAAAATAAAACAAGTTGCTTCAGGTAGATTTGGTGTTACACCAGGTTACTTAAGAAGTGCCGAAGAGATTCAGATTAAAGTAGCACAAGGTGCAAAACCAGGTGAAGGTGGTCAATTACCAGGACATAAAGTAACTGCATTAATTGCAAGTTTAAGACATACAGTTGAAGGTGTTACACTTATTTCACCTCCTCCACACCATGATATTTATTCTATTGAAGATTTAGCTCAATTAATTTTTGATTTAAAACAAATTAATCCTGAAGCAAAAATTACAGTTAAATTAGTATCAACAATTGGTGTTGGAACAATTGCCGCTGGTGTAGCAAAAGCTTATGCAGATAGAATTGTTATTTCAGGTGCAGATGGTGGTACAGGAGCTGCTCCTCTTACATCTATTAAGCATACTGGTAATCCTTGGGAGATGGGACTTTCTGAAGCACACAATGCTTTAAAAGCTAACCAATTAAGAGAATCTGTTCATATTCAAACAGATGGTGGTTTAAAAACTGGTCTTGATGTAGTAAAAGCTGCAATGCTTGGTGCAGAATCTTATGCTTTTGGTACAGCTGCATTAACACTTCTTGGGTGTAAAATTTTAAGAATTTGTCATACAAATAAGTGTTCTGTAGGTGTTGCTACTCAAGATGAAGACTTAAGAGATCATTTTACAGGTACAGTTGAAAGACTTATCTCTTACTTTACTTTTGTTGCACAAGATGTTAGAGAAATTCTAGCTTCTTTAGGTTATAAATCACTAGGAGAAGTTGTTGGAAGATCAGATTTATTAAAAGTTATTGATGATGAATTTGCTCAAAAGTTTGATTTCCAAAATGTTCTTAGAAGAATTGATGGTGTTGATACTTGTCAAAAAGAGTTTAATACTCCTTATGATAAGAATAAATTTGAAAAAGAGCTACTAAAAAAAGTTCATAGAACAATAGAAAAACCAAATACACCAATTAAAGTGAAAGAAACTATTTGTAACTTAAATAGATCATTTGGTACATTAATTTCTGGTGAAATTGCTAAATATTATGGAGATGAAGGGCTTCCTGATGGTTCAATTAATATCTTCTTAAAAGGTATTGCAGGTCAGTCTTTTGGAACACTTTTATCAAAAGGAATGAATCTTTATTTAGATGGTGCAGCAAATGATTATGTTGGTAAAGGAATGAATGGAGGGAAAATTATTGTTAATACTCCACTTCAAGGTCCAGAGTTTGCTGGTGCTGGTAACACTTGTCTTTATGGAGCAACTGGTGGTAAACTTTATGTTAGAGCAACAGTTGGAGAAAGATTTGGTGTTAGAAACTCAGGTTGTATAGCTGTAGTAGAAGGTACTGGTGATAATGCTTGTGAATATATGACAGGTGGAATTGTTGCAATCTTAGGAAATACAGGAATTAACTTTGGTGCTGGTATGACAGGTGGTTTATCATTTGTTTATGATCCTGAAAAATTATTTGTTGATAAAATGAATCAAGAATTGATAGAAGCAGTTAGAATTGATACCGATGATACAGAGAGAGAAAGACTATTCTTAAAAAGATTATTAATGGATTATTTAAATGAAACTGAGTCTTTAAGAGCTGAATTTATTTTAGAAAACTTTAGAGCTGCAATTAGAGATTTTTGGTTAGTAAAACCAAAAAATATGACAGTGTTACCTCTAAATCCAGAGGAGGGAGATTAA
- a CDS encoding glutamate synthase subunit beta, protein MLNFTKFERISPEKRDVLQRLKDYNEVYQVFGKHRAREQADRCMQCGDPYCHTGCPLGNYIPAWLKQTSEKNMQLAFALSNETSPFPEILGRICPQDVLCEGACSLNTGHGAISIGAIETHLNERAFENGMKPTFTDKKVDKKVAIIGSGPSGISAATFLLRRGFQVEMFEREDRAGGLLMYGIPGFKLDKSTVERRMNWLTDAGMKLHLNCEIGKDKSVKELEEEFDAIYLAIGAKKGRFAGVKGENASNVHLAMDFLTGIQKRNLGNTDVEFIDVQDKNVVVIGGGDTAMDCVRSSVREKAKSVKCLYRRDEANMPGSKKEVVNAKEEGVEYLFNVSPKSIVVNNETATGVELLTTSMSEPDESGRQRVVINEGSEFIEEADVIIMALGFSPEVPEFLKELNVQTNSWGGVETKNYVTSNKKVYAGGDCQRGAHLAVTAALDGREAAKEIVKALS, encoded by the coding sequence ATGTTAAACTTTACTAAATTTGAAAGAATTAGTCCTGAAAAAAGAGATGTATTACAAAGATTAAAAGATTATAATGAAGTTTATCAAGTATTTGGTAAACACAGAGCTAGAGAACAAGCAGATAGATGTATGCAGTGTGGTGACCCATACTGTCATACAGGTTGTCCTTTAGGAAACTATATTCCAGCTTGGTTAAAACAAACATCTGAAAAAAATATGCAATTAGCTTTTGCTTTATCAAATGAAACATCTCCTTTCCCTGAAATCTTAGGAAGAATTTGTCCTCAAGATGTTCTTTGTGAAGGTGCGTGTTCATTAAATACTGGGCATGGTGCTATTTCTATTGGTGCTATTGAAACACATTTAAATGAAAGAGCTTTTGAAAATGGTATGAAACCAACTTTTACTGATAAAAAAGTAGATAAAAAAGTTGCAATTATCGGTTCAGGACCATCTGGAATTTCAGCAGCTACATTTTTACTAAGACGTGGTTTTCAAGTAGAAATGTTTGAAAGAGAAGATAGAGCAGGTGGACTTTTAATGTATGGAATTCCAGGATTCAAACTTGATAAGTCGACTGTTGAAAGAAGAATGAACTGGTTAACAGATGCGGGAATGAAGCTTCACTTAAACTGTGAAATTGGAAAAGATAAAAGTGTGAAAGAACTTGAAGAAGAGTTTGATGCTATTTATCTTGCAATAGGAGCAAAAAAAGGTAGATTTGCTGGTGTTAAAGGTGAAAATGCTTCTAATGTACATTTAGCTATGGACTTTTTAACAGGAATTCAAAAAAGAAATCTTGGAAATACAGATGTAGAGTTTATTGATGTACAAGATAAAAATGTAGTTGTTATTGGTGGTGGAGATACTGCTATGGACTGTGTTAGATCTTCAGTTAGAGAAAAAGCAAAATCTGTAAAATGTCTTTATAGAAGAGATGAAGCAAATATGCCAGGAAGTAAAAAAGAAGTTGTAAATGCAAAAGAAGAAGGAGTTGAATATTTATTTAATGTAAGTCCCAAATCTATTGTTGTAAACAATGAAACAGCAACTGGTGTTGAATTACTGACAACTTCAATGAGTGAACCAGATGAATCAGGAAGACAAAGAGTTGTTATAAATGAAGGAAGTGAATTTATAGAAGAAGCAGATGTTATTATTATGGCATTAGGTTTTTCTCCTGAAGTTCCAGAATTCTTAAAAGAATTAAATGTTCAAACTAATTCTTGGGGTGGAGTTGAAACTAAAAACTATGTAACTTCAAATAAAAAAGTTTATGCAGGTGGAGATTGCCAAAGAGGTGCTCACTTGGCTGTAACTGCTGCTCTTGATGGTAGAGAAGCTGCAAAAGAGATAGTAAAGGCACTATCTTAA
- a CDS encoding inositol monophosphatase family protein, whose protein sequence is MFDYNSFTNAVIQANKKLYEYINIHMTQSDLEEASSIGYGGDKSLNIDLIAENIFIKYLSSFGDIISEEIGIISNKSNIKIIIDPLDGSHNFLSGLPYYGTSVAIRKENEYLAGYVCNLCTAKMIYRDNKSIKTIDILNKKEEKNLEIKNPKISIFERAYAYTDITKILKDNFIKYRSPGASALSLAYARNYKFVLFMGNLREFDIAAALHINKDLYVYKDKKILIMAKNYNDFVQIKEILKLF, encoded by the coding sequence ATGTTTGATTATAACTCATTTACAAATGCAGTTATTCAAGCAAATAAAAAGTTATATGAATATATAAATATTCATATGACTCAATCTGACTTGGAAGAAGCTTCTTCTATTGGCTATGGTGGAGATAAGTCTTTAAATATTGATTTAATAGCTGAAAATATCTTTATTAAATACCTTTCTTCTTTTGGTGATATTATTTCAGAAGAAATAGGAATTATTTCAAATAAATCTAATATTAAAATCATAATTGACCCTTTAGATGGTAGCCATAACTTTTTATCAGGCTTACCTTATTATGGAACTTCTGTAGCCATAAGAAAAGAAAATGAATATTTAGCTGGATATGTATGTAATCTTTGTACTGCAAAAATGATATATAGAGATAATAAAAGTATAAAAACAATAGATATTCTAAATAAAAAAGAAGAAAAAAACTTAGAAATTAAAAATCCTAAAATTTCTATTTTTGAAAGAGCTTATGCTTATACAGATATAACAAAAATACTAAAAGATAACTTTATAAAGTACCGTAGTCCTGGTGCTTCTGCACTATCTTTAGCCTATGCAAGAAACTATAAATTTGTCTTATTTATGGGAAATTTAAGAGAATTTGATATTGCTGCAGCATTACATATAAATAAAGATTTATATGTCTATAAAGATAAGAAAATCTTAATTATGGCTAAAAACTATAATGATTTTGTTCAGATTAAAGAAATACTTAAACTTTTTTAG
- a CDS encoding YfhL family 4Fe-4S dicluster ferredoxin, which produces MSLIITDDCIACDACREECPNYAIEEGDPIYIIDPDRCTECVGHFEEPACVEVCPVDCIIVDPDNQETMEELQFKYEQIQEEEA; this is translated from the coding sequence ATGTCTTTAATAATTACTGATGACTGTATTGCATGTGATGCCTGTAGAGAAGAGTGTCCAAATTATGCTATTGAGGAAGGGGATCCAATATATATTATTGATCCAGATAGATGTACAGAATGTGTAGGTCATTTTGAAGAACCAGCATGTGTTGAAGTATGTCCAGTTGATTGTATAATAGTAGATCCTGATAATCAGGAAACTATGGAAGAATTACAGTTTAAATATGAGCAAATTCAAGAAGAAGAAGCTTAA
- a CDS encoding Ppx/GppA phosphatase family protein, with protein sequence MAKVTTIIDIGSNSMRMVVLEKSSRFAFNLLNETKSRVKISEGCYENNGNLQEAAMRRAFNSLQSFLNISRALKSRKTICVATSALRDAPNANTFINKVRNELGLNIRVIDGPKEAYYGGIAALNLIHENEFLTVDIGGGSTEFAFVKNGEITKCVSLDIGTVRLNELFFRKENLEGAKDFVLEKLKELTDLKEDSIPQTIVGIGGTIRALSKVIMAKNNYPLDILHGFTYEVNLNSYIFDMILEAKDNHSLKEIGIKKDRYDTIKEGTFIFKTILEQLNTKTVITSGVGVREGVYLSDILRNSNCKFPHNFNVSVRSLLDRFEICPKQSAYLGNNAKQIFDALQDVHNLDKKYRALLVIASKLHSLGSSLNFYKSNDSTFDFIISGLSYDFLHSSRVTVAHMIKFSKKRLPKKKDLEQYSSLLPNIETMQWLSFMISLNLTINQDMSKPKVDFILKDNKLKINLEKPIYLVQSEIPKLQTPKGIKVKVEI encoded by the coding sequence ATGGCTAAAGTAACAACTATTATAGACATTGGGTCCAACTCAATGCGTATGGTTGTTTTAGAAAAAAGTAGTAGATTTGCTTTTAATCTATTAAATGAAACAAAAAGTCGTGTGAAAATTTCTGAGGGTTGTTATGAAAATAATGGTAACCTTCAAGAAGCAGCTATGCGAAGGGCTTTTAATTCTTTACAATCTTTTTTAAATATTTCAAGAGCTTTAAAATCAAGAAAAACTATCTGTGTAGCAACTTCTGCATTAAGAGATGCACCAAATGCAAATACTTTTATAAATAAAGTACGAAATGAACTAGGTCTAAATATTAGAGTTATTGATGGACCTAAAGAGGCTTACTATGGTGGTATAGCAGCTTTAAATCTAATCCATGAAAATGAATTTCTTACTGTAGATATTGGTGGAGGTTCTACTGAATTTGCTTTTGTGAAAAATGGTGAAATTACAAAATGTGTATCTTTAGATATAGGAACTGTAAGATTAAATGAATTATTTTTTAGAAAAGAGAATTTAGAAGGTGCAAAAGATTTTGTTCTTGAAAAATTAAAAGAACTAACTGATTTAAAAGAGGATAGTATTCCTCAAACAATTGTAGGTATTGGAGGAACAATTAGAGCTTTAAGTAAAGTTATAATGGCAAAAAACAATTATCCTTTAGATATTTTACATGGCTTCACTTATGAAGTAAATCTGAACTCTTATATCTTTGATATGATTTTAGAAGCTAAAGATAATCATTCTTTAAAAGAAATAGGAATAAAAAAAGATAGATATGACACTATAAAAGAAGGTACTTTTATTTTTAAAACTATTTTAGAGCAGTTAAATACTAAAACTGTAATAACTTCAGGAGTAGGGGTTAGAGAAGGGGTTTATTTAAGTGATATTCTTAGAAATAGCAATTGTAAGTTTCCTCATAATTTTAATGTAAGTGTGAGAAGTTTACTTGATAGATTTGAAATTTGTCCTAAGCAAAGTGCTTATTTAGGAAATAATGCAAAACAAATATTTGATGCTTTACAAGATGTTCATAATCTTGATAAGAAATATAGAGCTCTTTTAGTTATTGCTTCAAAACTACACTCTTTAGGAAGTAGTTTAAACTTCTATAAATCAAATGACAGTACTTTTGATTTTATAATAAGTGGCTTAAGTTATGATTTTTTGCATTCATCAAGAGTTACTGTCGCACATATGATTAAATTTTCTAAAAAAAGACTACCTAAGAAAAAAGATTTAGAACAATACTCTTCTTTATTGCCTAATATTGAGACTATGCAGTGGTTATCATTTATGATTAGTTTAAACTTAACTATTAATCAAGATATGTCAAAACCTAAAGTAGATTTTATTTTAAAAGATAATAAGCTAAAAATAAATTTAGAAAAACCAATATATTTAGTTCAAAGTGAAATACCTAAACTTCAAACACCAAAGGGTATTAAAGTAAAAGTAGAGATATGA
- the waaC gene encoding lipopolysaccharide heptosyltransferase I — protein sequence MKLAIVKLSAMGDIIHAMLALQFIKKQNPNIQIDWFVQKEFAQVLQLNPHINNIYSLDLKAIKKDKSKLISQIKLIKSYSSVNYDLIIDAQGLIKSALVSKFLGKTRAGFDRNSTREGLASFLYKIKVKSAYSKNVIERNLDVLLKPLQIEYKKEDILNKEAFLYFENTYDFKELLSLNKKNILFIVGASWPSKMYPKEKFAKISNILEENILIAWGSEKEQKIAQYICENSKAIALPKLSLNDLKSLVSKVDLVIGNDTGPTHMAWALNIPSITIFGCTPGYRNTYETKINKIVESNSKVNPEKLKKEDFSISEIDENLIVNKAKELLFEN from the coding sequence ATGAAGCTTGCTATAGTTAAGTTATCAGCTATGGGGGATATCATCCATGCAATGCTTGCTTTACAGTTTATAAAAAAACAAAATCCTAATATTCAAATTGATTGGTTCGTTCAAAAAGAGTTTGCACAAGTTTTACAATTAAATCCTCATATTAATAATATATATTCCTTAGATTTAAAAGCTATAAAAAAAGATAAAAGTAAACTTATATCTCAAATAAAACTTATAAAGTCTTATTCTAGTGTTAATTATGATTTAATAATTGATGCTCAAGGTTTAATAAAATCAGCATTAGTTTCAAAGTTTTTAGGTAAAACAAGAGCAGGTTTTGATAGAAACTCTACAAGAGAAGGATTAGCTTCTTTTTTATACAAAATAAAAGTTAAATCAGCTTATTCAAAAAATGTTATTGAAAGAAATTTAGATGTACTTTTAAAGCCTTTACAAATTGAATATAAAAAAGAAGATATTCTAAATAAAGAAGCTTTTTTATATTTTGAAAACACCTATGATTTTAAAGAACTACTTTCACTAAATAAAAAAAATATTTTATTTATTGTTGGAGCAAGTTGGCCTTCAAAAATGTATCCTAAAGAGAAATTTGCTAAAATATCTAATATTTTAGAAGAAAACATTTTAATTGCTTGGGGTAGTGAAAAAGAGCAAAAAATAGCACAGTATATTTGTGAAAACTCAAAAGCTATTGCCTTACCTAAGCTTTCGTTGAATGATTTAAAATCATTAGTTTCAAAAGTAGATTTAGTAATAGGAAATGATACTGGACCAACTCATATGGCTTGGGCTTTAAATATTCCTTCAATTACTATTTTTGGATGTACTCCAGGTTATAGAAATACTTATGAAACAAAAATAAATAAAATAGTTGAGTCTAATTCGAAAGTTAATCCTGAGAAATTAAAAAAAGAGGATTTTTCAATAAGTGAAATAGATGAAAATCTTATAGTTAACAAAGCAAAGGAATTATTATTTGAAAATTAG
- a CDS encoding LpxL/LpxP family acyltransferase has protein sequence MKISIKEYFIYYLYVFFKYLFLYTPNFILKPFLKLLAKIASKSSKKYQKIVHTNLELAFKDEMTKEQKDKILYQSYKSLLFNMYEFVENQVASKEKIFSKANIINENYVHDAIKKGKKIIFFTAHYGGWELALPYCALKFGTIAVVNRKMNNPLINDMYTKARNRNNIIMVDKKNAAKGMLKALKQNQHVAVVIDQHIAVGEEIDFFDQKVMATDSTARLALKFDAVLVPLFCVMNDFRDYTIKIEKLIDVSEYEFKTDNKIKELTQLQNSMIENQIRLKPEIWFWQHKRFKHKHGQLYSL, from the coding sequence TTGAAAATTAGTATAAAAGAGTATTTTATATATTATTTGTATGTCTTTTTTAAATATCTATTTTTATATACACCAAACTTTATTTTAAAACCTTTTTTGAAGTTATTGGCAAAAATAGCAAGTAAAAGTAGTAAAAAATATCAAAAAATTGTTCATACAAATTTAGAACTTGCTTTTAAAGATGAAATGACAAAAGAACAAAAAGATAAAATTCTTTATCAATCATATAAATCTTTGTTGTTTAATATGTATGAGTTTGTTGAAAACCAAGTTGCTTCAAAAGAGAAGATTTTTTCAAAAGCAAATATAATAAATGAAAACTATGTACATGATGCAATAAAAAAAGGTAAAAAAATCATATTTTTTACTGCACATTATGGAGGTTGGGAATTAGCTCTTCCTTATTGTGCTTTAAAGTTTGGAACAATTGCTGTTGTAAATAGAAAAATGAATAACCCTTTAATAAATGATATGTATACAAAAGCAAGAAATAGAAACAATATTATAATGGTCGATAAAAAAAATGCTGCAAAAGGAATGTTAAAAGCCTTAAAACAAAATCAACATGTAGCAGTTGTAATTGATCAACATATAGCAGTTGGTGAAGAAATAGATTTTTTTGACCAAAAAGTTATGGCTACAGATTCTACAGCAAGATTAGCTTTAAAGTTTGATGCTGTTTTAGTTCCTTTATTTTGTGTTATGAATGATTTTAGGGATTACACAATAAAAATAGAAAAACTAATAGATGTAAGTGAGTATGAATTTAAAACAGATAACAAAATAAAAGAATTAACTCAATTACAAAATAGTATGATAGAAAATCAAATAAGACTTAAACCTGAAATATGGTTTTGGCAACATAAAAGGTTTAAACATAAGCATGGGCAACTTTATTCCCTTTGA